One Clarias gariepinus isolate MV-2021 ecotype Netherlands chromosome 18, CGAR_prim_01v2, whole genome shotgun sequence genomic window carries:
- the xpo1a gene encoding exportin-1 codes for MPAEMTMLADHTARQLLDFSQKLDINLLDNVVNSMYYDVGSQQRLAQEVLTNLKDHPDAWTRVDTILEFSQNMKTKYYALQILETVIKTRWKILPRHQCEGIKKYVVGLIIKTSSDAAVVEKEGVYLAKLNMILVQILKQEWPKHWPTFISDIVGASRTSESLCQNNMIILKLLSEEVFDFSSGQMTQVKAKHLKDSMCNEFSQIFQLCQFVLENSQNAPLVHATLETLLRFLNWIPLGYIFETKLISILVYKFLNVPMFRNVTLKCLTEIAGVSVNQYEEQFVNLFTLTMMQLKQMLPLNTNIRMAYSNGKDDEQNFIQNLSLFLCTFLKEHGQLIEKRPNLRETLMEALHYMLLVSEVEETEIFKICLEYWNHLAAELYRESPFSTSTSPLLSGSQHFDVPPRRHLYLPVLSKVRLLMVSRMAKPEEVLVVENDQGEVVREFMKDTDSINLYKNMRETLVYLTHLDYADTERIMTEKLHNQVNGTEWSWRNLNTLCWAIGSISGAMHEEDEKRFLVTVIKDLLGLCEQKRGKDNKAIIASNIMYIVGQYPRFLRAHWKFLKTVVNKLFEFMHETHDGVQDMACDTFIKIAQKCRRHFVQVQVGEVMPFIDEILNNINTIICDLQPQQVHTFYEAVGYMIGAQTDQTVQEHLIEKYMLLPNQVWDSIIQQATKNVDILKDAETVRQLGSILKTNVRACKAVGHPFVVQLGRIYLDMLNVYKCLSENISSAIQTNGEMVTKQPLIRSMRTVKRETLKLISGWVSRSNDPQMVGENFVPPLLEAVLIDYQRNVPAAREPEVLSTMATIVNKLGAHITGEIPKIFDAVFECTLNMINKDFEEFPEHRTNFFYLLQAVNSHCFPAFLSIPPAQFKLVLDSIIWAFKHTMRNVADTGLQILYTLLQNVAQEEAAAQSFYQTYFCDILQHVFSVVTDTSHTAGLTMHASILAYMFNLVEEGKISITLSTSAPVNNQVYVQEYVANLLKTAFPHLQDAQVKVFVTGLFSLNQDIPAFKEHLRDFLVQIKEFAGEDTSDLFLEERETSLRQAQEEKHKLQMSVPGILNPHELPEEMCD; via the exons ATGCCAGCAGAAATGACAATGTTAGCGGACCATACAGCCCGGCAGCTGCTGGACTTCTCTCAGAAGCTGGACATCAACCTGCTCGACAACGTTGTTAACTCCATGTACTACGATGTCGGCTCTCAG CAACGCCTGGCACAGGAAGTGTTGACTAACTTGAAGGATCACCCGGACGCGTGGACCAGAGTCGACACCATTTTGGAATTCTCTCAGAACATGAAGACCAAA TACTACGCCCTTCAGATTCTGGAAACTGTCATCAAGACGCGCTGGAAGATTCTCCCAAGACACCAATGtgaag gaaTTAAAAAGTACGTCGTAGGACTGATCATTAAGACGTCCTCAGATGCGGCTGTAGTCGAG aaagaagGAGTTTACCTGGCGAAGCTAAATATGATCTTGGTGCAG atacTAAAGCAGGAGTGGCCGAAGCACTGGCCGACGTTCATCAGCGACATCGTGGGAGCGAGTCGCACAAGCGAGAGCCTCTGCCAGAACAACATGATCATTCTGAAGCTCCTGAGCGAGGAGGTGTTCGACTTCTCCAGTGGACAGATGACTCAGGTCAAAGCCAAGCACCTGAAGGACAG cATGTGCAACGAGTTCTCACAGATTTTTCAGCTCTGCCAGTTTGTGTTG GAAAATTCCCAGAATGCTCCACTGGTCCATGCCACACTAGAGACTCTCCTGCGTTTCCTGAACTGGATTCCACTGGGCTACATTTTTGAGACCAAACTCATTAGCATCCTGGTTTACAAG tttctgaaCGTGCCGATGTTTCGAAACGTGACTCTGAAGTGCTTGACAGAAATCGCTGGCGTCAGCGTCAATCAGTACGAGGAGCAGTTCGTCAATCTCTTCACTCTAACCATGATGCAGCTCAAACAG ATGCTGCCTCTGAACACGAACATCCGCATGGCGTACTCGAACGGAAAAGATGACGAGCAGAACTTCATCCAAAACCTCAGCTTGTTCCTGTGTACCTTCTTAAAGGAGCACGGGCAGCTGATCGAGAAAAGGCCCAACTTACGGGAAACACTCATGGAG GCGCTGCACTACATGCTGCTCGTGTCGGAAGTGGAGGAGACGGAGATCTTCAAGATCTGCCTAGAGTACTGGAACCACTTGGCAGCCGAGCTGTACAGAGAAAGTCCGTTCAGCACCTCCACCTCACCGCTACTCTCTGGCAGCCAGCACTTTGACGTGCCCCCACGCAGACATCTCTACCTGCCAGTACTCTCCAAG GTGCGTCTCCTGATGGTGAGCCGCATGGCTAAGCCGGAGGAGGTGTTGGTGGTGGAGAACGATCAGGGTGAAGTGGTGAGggagttcatgaaggacaccgACTCCATCAACCTCTACAAGAATATGAGAGAGACTCTTG TGTACCTGACCCATTTGGACTACGCGGATACGGAGAGGATCATGACGGAGAAGCTCCATAACCAGGTGAACGGTACGGAGTGGTCTTGGAGAAATCTGAACACGCTGTGCTGGGCCATCGGATCAATCAGTGGAGCCATGCACGAGGAGGATGAAAAACGGTTCCTCGTCACAGTCATTAag GACCTGTTGGGGCTGTGCGAGCAGAAGAGAGGGAAAGACAACAAGGCCATCATTGCCTCCAACATCATGTACATCGTAGGCCAGTACCCACGTTTCCTTCGTGCCCACTGGAAGTTCCTCAAAACGGTCGTCAACAAGCTGTTCGAGTTCATGCACG AGACACATGACGGCGTCCAGGACATGGCATGTGACACATTTATCAAGATTGCGCAGAAGTGCAGGAGGCATTTTGTTCAGGTGCAGGTTGGCGAAGTCATGCCCTTCATCGACGAGATCCTTAACAACATCAACACCATTATCTGCGACCTGCAGCCGCAGCAG gtgcATACGTTCTACGAGGCTGTCGGCTACATGATCGGCGCTCAGACAGACCAGACGGTGCAGGAGCACCTGATAGAGAAGTACATGCTGCTCCCAAACCAGGTATGGGACAGCATCATCCAACAGGCCACCAAG AACGTGGACATCCTGAAGGACGCAGAGACTGTGCGTCAGCTCGGGAGCATCCTGAAGACCAACGTGAGGGCGTGTAAGGCCGTGGGTCATCCGTTCGTGGTGCAGCTGGGACGCATCTATTTGGACATGCTCAATGTGTACAAGTGTCTGAGTGAGAACATCTCCTCTGCCATCCAGACCAACG GTGAGATGGTAACAAAGCAGCCTCTAATCAGGAGCATGCGCACGGTAAAAAGGGAAACACTGAAGCTCATCTCTGGATGGGTCAGCCGTTCCAATGATCCCCAGATG GTTGGGGAGAACTTTGTTCCCCCTCTGCTCGAGGCTGTGCTGATCGACTACCAGCGGAACGTCCCTGCTGCTCGCGAACCCGAGGTGCTCAGCACCATGGCGACCATCGTCAACAAGCTCGGAGCTCACATCACGGGAGAAATCCCCAAGATTTTCGATGCTGTTTTCGAATGCACCTTAAACATGATCAACAAG gaCTTCGAGGAGTTCCCAGAGCACAGGACAAATTTCTTCTACCTGCTGCAGGCGGTAAACTCGCACTGCTTCCCCGCATTTCTCTCCATCCCGCCGGCGCAGTTCAAACTGGTATTAGACTCAATCATCTGGGCCTTTAAACACACCATGAGGAATGTAGCTGACACAG GTCTGCAGATTTTGTACACCTTGCTGCAGAACGTGGCCCAGGAGGAAGCTGCTGCTCAGAGCTTCTATCAGACGTACTTCTGCGACATCCTGCAGCACGTCTTCTCTGTCGTCACGGATACGTCCCACACAGCAG gttTAACGATGCATGCTTCCATCCTGGCCTACATGTTTAACCTAGTTGAGGAGGGAAAGATCAGCATAACACTGAGCACAAGCGCCCCCGTCAACAACCAGGTCTATGTCCAGGAATACGTGGCCAACCTGCTGAAAACCGCCTTCCCGCACCTGCAAGA tgCACAGGTGAAAGTGTTTGTAACCGGTCTGTTCAGCTTAAATCAGGACATTCCTGCCTTTAAAGAGCACCTTCGGGACTTCCTGGTGCAGATAAAG gagtttgCTGGTGAAGACACCAGCGATCTGTTCCTGGAGGAGCGAGAGACGTCGCTGCGTCAAGCTCAGGAGGAGAAACATAAACTTCAGATGTCTGTACCGGGAATCCTCAATCCCCACGAACTCCCCGAGGAAATGTGCGACTGA
- the fam161a gene encoding protein FAM161B isoform X1, with translation MKQMDSSHRANILVTSCLKTPVDPHTKVPLALYERACVPPGITDREQVESDSELDLGPDDTHSEVRCALPFTDQYKMGDRIDLHELYFSNEEYYRKLEQLRRAQLCTMVGLKLMYLKKPELRRNAPPSNYDRTCQLQSHRSHHTPGGKIKKAYSAHELGSSYMDDDRAERVKQNFTKDLSSPKERVRNMWQGFHVDKISSSKQQPFSAWITNYPSDHQATVKPNAMAGVPKPKKGKRSKEEGWRPRVTVPKPFQMTLRETEQKRKALRSRCEIERENEELRREQEELTECQRKFRATPMPAHVRLPLYEELRERDEERRRQARAAEQQRLLATQRPFSFVEREHIKKQQKELQMLLTIKKQEDNERRPFRAKPVPRYIKEAALGERQKEEQLYREIKKEMRATDMLLSATEPPSVLAKRLSERRAKREDQSTDGTNHKNRFSPHVPDFDARYRCFQKQLESKRECRTLTTCEPFKLCTSSTSCKGHLTANPEVERKSQSTFRNLCLSNSPRTPLSSLCSSLSGSFEYLPSKITDAAKKRQEAVRKVLEQRKKADQEEKKWKERQRQKERKLQKLIARRAQANDPHVALAQICESKLKEFRRQDLQRRREYQEEMREIQERVKSRPLLLERVTQMNARKAAEKRYTETLHAFGLSEDFNRKDQNSDHQEDAVLNDYLPFNYSADYDVDEQDIEDALVDAKIKRQHDDEGEDLSEEGDPSEDGDGNQIYEDDLDFDDHEDHDGDESEEGSGERSNSCHSNRSSVSDDGKRDISPVTDEGRTEDGKQTHGNQEAVSAEETKGREGGKEKNDDAED, from the exons ATGAAACAAATGGACAGTTCTCATCGAGCTAACATACTCGTTACATCCTGTCTGAAAACACCGGTGGATCCACACACCAAAGTCCCGCTGGCTTTATACGAGAGGGCGTGTGTCCCTCCAGGAATAACAGATAGAGAACAG gTGGAGTCTGACTCCGAATTAGACCTGGGACCTGATGATACTCACTCTGAAGTCAGGTGCGCTTTGCCATTTACAGATCAGTATAAAATGGGCGATCGCATCGATCTGCATGAGCTGTACTTCTCTAATGAGGAGTACTACCGCAAGCTGGAGCAGCTGAGGAGAGCCCAGCTTTGCACCATGGTTGGTCTTAAGCTCATGTATCTCAAGAAACCTGAGCTGAGGAGAAATGCACCTCCGAGCAACTATGACAGAACCTGCCA GCTGCAGAGTCATCGGTCACACCATACACCTGgaggaaaaattaaaaaggcTTACTCAGCCCACGAGCTCGGAAGCAGCTACATGGACGATGACCGAGCTGAGCGTGTCAAGCAAAATTTTACAAAAGATCTCAGCTCACCCAAAGAGCGCGTCAGAAACATGTGGCAAGGCTTCCATGTTGACAAAATATCTTCAAGTAAGCAGCAACCTTTCTCAGCATGGATAACAAACTATCCAAGTGACCATCAAGCCACAGTGAAACCAAACGCCATGGCCGGGGTTCCCAAGCCCAAAAAAGGAAAGCGGTCAAAAGAGGAAGGCTGGCGTCCTCGGGTGACGGTGCCCAAGCCCTTCCAGATGACGCTCCGGGAGACAGAACAAAAACGCAAGGCGCTTAGGTCTCGCTGTGAAATCGAGCGAGAAAACGAAGAGCTGCGAAGGGAACAAGAGGAATTGACGGAGTGCCAGCGCAAATTCCGCGCCACACCAATGCCTGCTCATGTACGCCTCCCACTCTATGAGGAATTGCGTGAGCGAGACGAAGAACGTCGTCGACAAGCACGGGCTGCGGAACAGCAGCGCCTCTTGGCCACCCAGAGGCCGTTTAGCTTTGTGGAAAGGGAGCACATAAAGAAACAGCAGAAGGAGTTACAGATGCTCCTCACCATTAAGAAGCAAGAGGATAACGAGAGGCGTCCTTTTCGGGCCAAACCTGTTCCTCGTTACATTAAGGAGGCAGCGTTGGGTGAGCGCCAAAAAGAGGAACAGCTCTACCGGGAGATCAAGAAAGAGATGCGAGCGACAGATATGCTCCTGAGTGCCACAGAGCCACCCAGCGTTCTGGCCAAACGTCTCAGTGAACGTCGTGCGAAGAGGGAAGACCAGTCTACTGACGGCACCAACCACAAGAACAGGTTTAGCCCCCATGTGCCTGACTTCGATGCCAGGTATAGGTGCTTCCAGAAGCAGCTTGAAAGCAAGCGGGAATGTCGAACTCTGACAACGTGTGAACCTTTCAAGCTGTGCACGTCTAGCACCTCGTGTAAAGGGCATCTCACAGCCAATCCTGAGGTGGAGAGAAAGAGCCAGAGCACATTTAGGAATCTGTGTCTTTCTAATTCACCCAGAACACCTTTGTCCTCTCTGTGTTCTTCGCTCTCTGGGAGTTTTGAATACCTGCCTTCAAAAATTACTGATGCAGCCAAGAAACGTCAAGAGGCTGTTAG GAAAGTTCttgaacagagaaagaaagcTGACCAAGAGGAGAAGAAATGGAAGGAGCGACAGAGGCAGAAGGAGAGGAAACTACAAAAGCTGATAGCCAGGCGTGCTCAGGCCAACGACCCACATGTGGCCCTGGCACAGATTTGTGAATCCAAACTTAAGGAGTTCAG GAGGCAGGACCTGCAGAGACGCAGGGAGTACCAAGAGGAGATGAGAGAAATACAAGAAAGAGTGAAAAGCAGACCTCTTTTATTAGAACGAGTTACACAG ATGAACGCTAGGAAGGCGGCAGAGAAGCGCTACACTGAAACTCTGCATGCTTTTGGTCTCAGTGAGGACTTCAACAG GAAAGACCAAAACTCTGACCATCAGGAGGATgctgttttaaatgattatttaccTTTCAACTATTCTGCTGATTATGATGTTGATGAacaagacattgaggatgcactGGTGGACGCAAAGATAAAGAGACAGCACGACGATGAGGGAGAAGATCTAAGTGAAGAAGGTGACCCCAGTGAGGATGGAGATGGCAATCAAATCTATGAGGACGATCTGGATTTTGATGATCATGAAGATCATGATGGGGATGAAAGTGAAGAAGGGTCTGGTGAAAGGAGCAACAGTTGCCATAGTAACAGAAGCAGTGTAAGTGATGATGGAAAAAGAGACATAAGCCCAGTAACTGATGAAGGAAGGACAGAAGACGGGAAACAGACACATGGTAATCAGGAGGCTGTAAGTGCCGAAGAAACAAAagggagagaaggagggaaagaaaagaatgaTGATGCAGAGGACTGA
- the fam161a gene encoding protein FAM161B isoform X2, translating to MVTKLQSKAQLSVSTQCCRRELKVESDSELDLGPDDTHSEVRCALPFTDQYKMGDRIDLHELYFSNEEYYRKLEQLRRAQLCTMVGLKLMYLKKPELRRNAPPSNYDRTCQLQSHRSHHTPGGKIKKAYSAHELGSSYMDDDRAERVKQNFTKDLSSPKERVRNMWQGFHVDKISSSKQQPFSAWITNYPSDHQATVKPNAMAGVPKPKKGKRSKEEGWRPRVTVPKPFQMTLRETEQKRKALRSRCEIERENEELRREQEELTECQRKFRATPMPAHVRLPLYEELRERDEERRRQARAAEQQRLLATQRPFSFVEREHIKKQQKELQMLLTIKKQEDNERRPFRAKPVPRYIKEAALGERQKEEQLYREIKKEMRATDMLLSATEPPSVLAKRLSERRAKREDQSTDGTNHKNRFSPHVPDFDARYRCFQKQLESKRECRTLTTCEPFKLCTSSTSCKGHLTANPEVERKSQSTFRNLCLSNSPRTPLSSLCSSLSGSFEYLPSKITDAAKKRQEAVRKVLEQRKKADQEEKKWKERQRQKERKLQKLIARRAQANDPHVALAQICESKLKEFRRQDLQRRREYQEEMREIQERVKSRPLLLERVTQMNARKAAEKRYTETLHAFGLSEDFNRKDQNSDHQEDAVLNDYLPFNYSADYDVDEQDIEDALVDAKIKRQHDDEGEDLSEEGDPSEDGDGNQIYEDDLDFDDHEDHDGDESEEGSGERSNSCHSNRSSVSDDGKRDISPVTDEGRTEDGKQTHGNQEAVSAEETKGREGGKEKNDDAED from the exons ATGGTTACAAAGTTACAATCAAAAGCTCAGCTGAGTGTTTCAACACAATGTTGCAGGAGAGAGCTAAAG gTGGAGTCTGACTCCGAATTAGACCTGGGACCTGATGATACTCACTCTGAAGTCAGGTGCGCTTTGCCATTTACAGATCAGTATAAAATGGGCGATCGCATCGATCTGCATGAGCTGTACTTCTCTAATGAGGAGTACTACCGCAAGCTGGAGCAGCTGAGGAGAGCCCAGCTTTGCACCATGGTTGGTCTTAAGCTCATGTATCTCAAGAAACCTGAGCTGAGGAGAAATGCACCTCCGAGCAACTATGACAGAACCTGCCA GCTGCAGAGTCATCGGTCACACCATACACCTGgaggaaaaattaaaaaggcTTACTCAGCCCACGAGCTCGGAAGCAGCTACATGGACGATGACCGAGCTGAGCGTGTCAAGCAAAATTTTACAAAAGATCTCAGCTCACCCAAAGAGCGCGTCAGAAACATGTGGCAAGGCTTCCATGTTGACAAAATATCTTCAAGTAAGCAGCAACCTTTCTCAGCATGGATAACAAACTATCCAAGTGACCATCAAGCCACAGTGAAACCAAACGCCATGGCCGGGGTTCCCAAGCCCAAAAAAGGAAAGCGGTCAAAAGAGGAAGGCTGGCGTCCTCGGGTGACGGTGCCCAAGCCCTTCCAGATGACGCTCCGGGAGACAGAACAAAAACGCAAGGCGCTTAGGTCTCGCTGTGAAATCGAGCGAGAAAACGAAGAGCTGCGAAGGGAACAAGAGGAATTGACGGAGTGCCAGCGCAAATTCCGCGCCACACCAATGCCTGCTCATGTACGCCTCCCACTCTATGAGGAATTGCGTGAGCGAGACGAAGAACGTCGTCGACAAGCACGGGCTGCGGAACAGCAGCGCCTCTTGGCCACCCAGAGGCCGTTTAGCTTTGTGGAAAGGGAGCACATAAAGAAACAGCAGAAGGAGTTACAGATGCTCCTCACCATTAAGAAGCAAGAGGATAACGAGAGGCGTCCTTTTCGGGCCAAACCTGTTCCTCGTTACATTAAGGAGGCAGCGTTGGGTGAGCGCCAAAAAGAGGAACAGCTCTACCGGGAGATCAAGAAAGAGATGCGAGCGACAGATATGCTCCTGAGTGCCACAGAGCCACCCAGCGTTCTGGCCAAACGTCTCAGTGAACGTCGTGCGAAGAGGGAAGACCAGTCTACTGACGGCACCAACCACAAGAACAGGTTTAGCCCCCATGTGCCTGACTTCGATGCCAGGTATAGGTGCTTCCAGAAGCAGCTTGAAAGCAAGCGGGAATGTCGAACTCTGACAACGTGTGAACCTTTCAAGCTGTGCACGTCTAGCACCTCGTGTAAAGGGCATCTCACAGCCAATCCTGAGGTGGAGAGAAAGAGCCAGAGCACATTTAGGAATCTGTGTCTTTCTAATTCACCCAGAACACCTTTGTCCTCTCTGTGTTCTTCGCTCTCTGGGAGTTTTGAATACCTGCCTTCAAAAATTACTGATGCAGCCAAGAAACGTCAAGAGGCTGTTAG GAAAGTTCttgaacagagaaagaaagcTGACCAAGAGGAGAAGAAATGGAAGGAGCGACAGAGGCAGAAGGAGAGGAAACTACAAAAGCTGATAGCCAGGCGTGCTCAGGCCAACGACCCACATGTGGCCCTGGCACAGATTTGTGAATCCAAACTTAAGGAGTTCAG GAGGCAGGACCTGCAGAGACGCAGGGAGTACCAAGAGGAGATGAGAGAAATACAAGAAAGAGTGAAAAGCAGACCTCTTTTATTAGAACGAGTTACACAG ATGAACGCTAGGAAGGCGGCAGAGAAGCGCTACACTGAAACTCTGCATGCTTTTGGTCTCAGTGAGGACTTCAACAG GAAAGACCAAAACTCTGACCATCAGGAGGATgctgttttaaatgattatttaccTTTCAACTATTCTGCTGATTATGATGTTGATGAacaagacattgaggatgcactGGTGGACGCAAAGATAAAGAGACAGCACGACGATGAGGGAGAAGATCTAAGTGAAGAAGGTGACCCCAGTGAGGATGGAGATGGCAATCAAATCTATGAGGACGATCTGGATTTTGATGATCATGAAGATCATGATGGGGATGAAAGTGAAGAAGGGTCTGGTGAAAGGAGCAACAGTTGCCATAGTAACAGAAGCAGTGTAAGTGATGATGGAAAAAGAGACATAAGCCCAGTAACTGATGAAGGAAGGACAGAAGACGGGAAACAGACACATGGTAATCAGGAGGCTGTAAGTGCCGAAGAAACAAAagggagagaaggagggaaagaaaagaatgaTGATGCAGAGGACTGA